A window from Setaria italica strain Yugu1 chromosome VIII, Setaria_italica_v2.0, whole genome shotgun sequence encodes these proteins:
- the LOC101780887 gene encoding protein Rf1, mitochondrial isoform X2, translated as MSRRVTAARDRCLELERVIAGRARSGSLGLDDALKLFDELLPIARPASVHAFNQLLTVVSRAKGRGSLTSALVVSLFNRMARASPTKVAPDLRTYSILIGRFCSMGHLDFVFAAFGLILKKGFSVNAIVINQLLNGLCDAKRVGEAMNVLLRRMPEFGCTPNLVSYNTILKGFCNENRAQEALELLHMMADDGGGSCPPDVVAYNTVINGFFREGQVDTAYSLFHEMLDRGILPDAVTYNTVIDGLCKAGAVGRAEGVLQEMIHKGVKPDNRTYNCLINGYCTTGQWKEVLRILNEMSTQGLRADVVTYNLLLDYLCKNRNITEARKIFDSMIGKGIKPNVTTYSTLLNGYASKGDLADMHDFLDLMVADGISPDHPVFNIVFRAYSKGGMIDEAMHIFDQMRQHGLSPDVVSYGALIDALCKLGRVDEAMLKFNQMINEGVTPNIVVFTSLVYGLCTVDKWRKAEELLDVMVSAGLEPDVVAYNTLLHGYCRAGRIYDAFRLFRQMLSNAVMPGVATYNTILHGLFQYGRFSEAKELYVNMIKSGMQLDIYTYNIILNGLCKNNFVDDAFKMFQSLCSMDSQLDIITFTIIIDALLKSGRKEDAMGLLEEFDNLFLAMEKSGCTPNSGMLNAIIRRLLDRGEIMRAGVYLSKIDEKNFSLEASTTSLLLSVLSREEYRHHAKSLPKKYHCFVDVDK; from the exons ATGTCCCGCCGCGTGACGGCCGCCCGCGACCGGTGCTTGGAGCTGGAGCGCgtcatcgccggccgcgcccgctcgggAAGCCTCGGCCTCGACGACGCCCTCAAGCTTTTCGACGAATTGCTCCCGATCGCCAGGCCCGCCTCGGTTCACGCCTTCAACCAGCTCCTCACCGTCGTCTCTCGCGCCAAGGGCAGGGGCTCCTTAACCTCTGCGCTCGTCGTCTCCCTCTTCAACCGGATGGCCCGTGCCTCCCCCACCAAGGTAGCTCCCGACCTGCGCACCTACAGCATCCTCATCGGTCGCTTCTGTAGCATGGGCCACCTAGATTTCGTTTTCGCCGCCTTTGGCCTCATCCTTAAGAAGGGCTTTAGTGTGAATGCCATAGTCATAAATCAGCTTCTCAATGGTCTCTGTGACGCAAAGAGGGTGGGTGAGGCCATGAACGTATTGCTCCGACGAATGCCCGAGTTTGGTTGCACGCCCAATTTAGTCTCATACAACACGATTCTCAAGGGTTTCTGCAATGAAAATAGAGCTCAGGAGGCACTTGAGCTGCTCCACATGATGGCTGATGATGGAGGTGGTAGCTGCCCACCAGACGTGGTGGCGTACAACACTGTCATCAATGGCTTCTTTAGAGAGGGTCAGGTGGACACAGCTTACAGCCTATTTCATGAAATGCTAGATCGGGGGATTCTGCCAGATGCTGTGACCTACAACACAGTCATTGATGGCCTATGCAAAGCTGGAGCAGTTGGCAGGGCTGAGGGTGTCCTTCAGGAGATGATCCATAAAGGTGTTAAGCCAGATAATAGGACATATAATTGTCTGATCAATGGATATTGCACTACAGGACAGTGGAAAGAGGTGCTTCGAATCCTCAATGAAATGTCCACACAGGGTCTGCGAGCAGATGTTGTTACTTATAATTTGCTGCTGGATTATCTTTGCAAGAATAGAAACATCACAGAAGCTAGAAAGATTTTTGATTCTATGATTGGAAAGGGAATAAAACCTAATGTGACTACCTATAGCACTCTGCTTAATGGGTATGCTTCGAAAGGAGATCTTGCTGATATGCATGATTTCTTAGATCTGATGGTAGCAGATGGTATTTCACCTGACCATCCCGTCTTCAACATAGTGTTCCGTGCATATTCTAAAGGTGGTATGATAGATGAGGCAATGCATATATTTGACCAGATGAGGCAGCATGGGTTGAGTCCTGATGTAGTCAGCTATGGAGCACTAATAGATGCACTTTGCAAATTGGGAAGGGTGGACGAGGCCATGCTTAAATTCAATCAGATGATCAATGAAGGGGTGACTCCTAATATCGTTGTTTTTACCTCCCTAGTTTATGGACTGTGCACCGTTGATAAATGGCGAAAGGCTGAGGAGTTACTTGATGTTATGGTCTCGGCTGGTTTGGAACCTGATGTTGTTGCCTATAATACTTTGCTTCACGGCTACTGTAGAGCTGGCAGGATATACGATGCATTTAGACTTTTCCGACAAATGTTGAGCAATGCAGTTATGCCTGGAGTTGCCACTTACAACACCATACTGCATGGTTTATTTCAGTATGGGAGATTTTCTGAAGCAAAGGAACTCTACGTCAATATGATCAAAAGTGGAATGCAGTTGGACATTTACACGTACAACATAATTCTGAATGGTCTTTGCAAAAACAATTTTGTTGATGATGCATTCAAAATGTTTCAGAGTCTATGTTCTATGGATTCTCAACTTGACATTATTACTTTCACCATTATAATTGATGCTTTGCTCAAAAGTGGCAGAAAGGAAGATGCCATGG GGTTGCTAGAGGAGTTTGACAATCTGTTTTTGGCCATGGAAAAGAGTGGATGCACTCCAAACTCAGGTATGCTAAATGCTATAATTAGGAGGCTGTTGGATAGAGGTGAGATAATGAGGGCCGGGGTTTACCTCTCCAAAATTGATGAGAAGAACTTCTCACTTGAGGCATCCACTACTTCCTTGCTATTATCAGTTCTCTCTAGGGAAGAATATCGGCACCATGCGAAGTCCCTGCCTAAAAAGTACCATTGTTTTGTGGATGTTGATAAATGA
- the LOC101780887 gene encoding protein Rf1, mitochondrial isoform X3, with protein MSRRVTAARDRCLELERVIAGRARSGSLGLDDALKLFDELLPIARPASVHAFNQLLTVVSRAKGRGSLTSALVVSLFNRMARASPTKVAPDLRTYSILIGRFCSMGHLDFVFAAFGLILKKGFSVNAIVINQLLNGLCDAKRVGEAMNVLLRRMPEFGCTPNLVSYNTILKGFCNENRAQEALELLHMMADDGGGSCPPDVVAYNTVINGFFREGQVDTAYSLFHEMLDRGILPDAVTYNTVIDGLCKAGAVGRAEGVLQEMIHKGVKPDNRTYNCLINGYCTTGQWKEVLRILNEMSTQGLRADVVTYNLLLDYLCKNRNITEARKIFDSMIGKGIKPNVTTYSTLLNGYASKGDLADMHDFLDLMVADGISPDHPVFNIVFRAYSKGGMIDEAMHIFDQMRQHGLSPDVVSYGALIDALCKLGRVDEAMLKFNQMINEGVTPNIVVFTSLVYGLCTVDKWRKAEELLDVMVSAGLEPDVVAYNTLLHGYCRAGRIYDAFRLFRQMLSNAVMPGVATYNTILHGLFQYGRFSEAKELYVNMIKSGMQLDIYTYNIILNGLCKNNFVDDAFKMFQSLCSMDSQLDIITFTIIIDALLKSGRKEDAMGMFTAISAHGLVPDVVTYRLVTENLIKQGLLEEFDNLFLAMEKSGCTPNSGVNLQVNGCHKVWILFVA; from the exons ATGTCCCGCCGCGTGACGGCCGCCCGCGACCGGTGCTTGGAGCTGGAGCGCgtcatcgccggccgcgcccgctcgggAAGCCTCGGCCTCGACGACGCCCTCAAGCTTTTCGACGAATTGCTCCCGATCGCCAGGCCCGCCTCGGTTCACGCCTTCAACCAGCTCCTCACCGTCGTCTCTCGCGCCAAGGGCAGGGGCTCCTTAACCTCTGCGCTCGTCGTCTCCCTCTTCAACCGGATGGCCCGTGCCTCCCCCACCAAGGTAGCTCCCGACCTGCGCACCTACAGCATCCTCATCGGTCGCTTCTGTAGCATGGGCCACCTAGATTTCGTTTTCGCCGCCTTTGGCCTCATCCTTAAGAAGGGCTTTAGTGTGAATGCCATAGTCATAAATCAGCTTCTCAATGGTCTCTGTGACGCAAAGAGGGTGGGTGAGGCCATGAACGTATTGCTCCGACGAATGCCCGAGTTTGGTTGCACGCCCAATTTAGTCTCATACAACACGATTCTCAAGGGTTTCTGCAATGAAAATAGAGCTCAGGAGGCACTTGAGCTGCTCCACATGATGGCTGATGATGGAGGTGGTAGCTGCCCACCAGACGTGGTGGCGTACAACACTGTCATCAATGGCTTCTTTAGAGAGGGTCAGGTGGACACAGCTTACAGCCTATTTCATGAAATGCTAGATCGGGGGATTCTGCCAGATGCTGTGACCTACAACACAGTCATTGATGGCCTATGCAAAGCTGGAGCAGTTGGCAGGGCTGAGGGTGTCCTTCAGGAGATGATCCATAAAGGTGTTAAGCCAGATAATAGGACATATAATTGTCTGATCAATGGATATTGCACTACAGGACAGTGGAAAGAGGTGCTTCGAATCCTCAATGAAATGTCCACACAGGGTCTGCGAGCAGATGTTGTTACTTATAATTTGCTGCTGGATTATCTTTGCAAGAATAGAAACATCACAGAAGCTAGAAAGATTTTTGATTCTATGATTGGAAAGGGAATAAAACCTAATGTGACTACCTATAGCACTCTGCTTAATGGGTATGCTTCGAAAGGAGATCTTGCTGATATGCATGATTTCTTAGATCTGATGGTAGCAGATGGTATTTCACCTGACCATCCCGTCTTCAACATAGTGTTCCGTGCATATTCTAAAGGTGGTATGATAGATGAGGCAATGCATATATTTGACCAGATGAGGCAGCATGGGTTGAGTCCTGATGTAGTCAGCTATGGAGCACTAATAGATGCACTTTGCAAATTGGGAAGGGTGGACGAGGCCATGCTTAAATTCAATCAGATGATCAATGAAGGGGTGACTCCTAATATCGTTGTTTTTACCTCCCTAGTTTATGGACTGTGCACCGTTGATAAATGGCGAAAGGCTGAGGAGTTACTTGATGTTATGGTCTCGGCTGGTTTGGAACCTGATGTTGTTGCCTATAATACTTTGCTTCACGGCTACTGTAGAGCTGGCAGGATATACGATGCATTTAGACTTTTCCGACAAATGTTGAGCAATGCAGTTATGCCTGGAGTTGCCACTTACAACACCATACTGCATGGTTTATTTCAGTATGGGAGATTTTCTGAAGCAAAGGAACTCTACGTCAATATGATCAAAAGTGGAATGCAGTTGGACATTTACACGTACAACATAATTCTGAATGGTCTTTGCAAAAACAATTTTGTTGATGATGCATTCAAAATGTTTCAGAGTCTATGTTCTATGGATTCTCAACTTGACATTATTACTTTCACCATTATAATTGATGCTTTGCTCAAAAGTGGCAGAAAGGAAGATGCCATGGGTATGTTCACTGCTATCTCAGCCCATGGTTTAGTTCCAGATGTTGTGACCTATCGCTTAGTGACAGAAAATCTCATTAAACAAGGGTTGCTAGAGGAGTTTGACAATCTGTTTTTGGCCATGGAAAAGAGTGGATGCACTCCAAACTCAG GGGTCAATTTACAAGTTAATGGGTGCCACAAAGTTTGGATACTTTTCGTTGCATAA
- the LOC101780887 gene encoding protein Rf1, mitochondrial isoform X1 produces MSRRVTAARDRCLELERVIAGRARSGSLGLDDALKLFDELLPIARPASVHAFNQLLTVVSRAKGRGSLTSALVVSLFNRMARASPTKVAPDLRTYSILIGRFCSMGHLDFVFAAFGLILKKGFSVNAIVINQLLNGLCDAKRVGEAMNVLLRRMPEFGCTPNLVSYNTILKGFCNENRAQEALELLHMMADDGGGSCPPDVVAYNTVINGFFREGQVDTAYSLFHEMLDRGILPDAVTYNTVIDGLCKAGAVGRAEGVLQEMIHKGVKPDNRTYNCLINGYCTTGQWKEVLRILNEMSTQGLRADVVTYNLLLDYLCKNRNITEARKIFDSMIGKGIKPNVTTYSTLLNGYASKGDLADMHDFLDLMVADGISPDHPVFNIVFRAYSKGGMIDEAMHIFDQMRQHGLSPDVVSYGALIDALCKLGRVDEAMLKFNQMINEGVTPNIVVFTSLVYGLCTVDKWRKAEELLDVMVSAGLEPDVVAYNTLLHGYCRAGRIYDAFRLFRQMLSNAVMPGVATYNTILHGLFQYGRFSEAKELYVNMIKSGMQLDIYTYNIILNGLCKNNFVDDAFKMFQSLCSMDSQLDIITFTIIIDALLKSGRKEDAMGMFTAISAHGLVPDVVTYRLVTENLIKQGLLEEFDNLFLAMEKSGCTPNSGMLNAIIRRLLDRGEIMRAGVYLSKIDEKNFSLEASTTSLLLSVLSREEYRHHAKSLPKKYHCFVDVDK; encoded by the coding sequence ATGTCCCGCCGCGTGACGGCCGCCCGCGACCGGTGCTTGGAGCTGGAGCGCgtcatcgccggccgcgcccgctcgggAAGCCTCGGCCTCGACGACGCCCTCAAGCTTTTCGACGAATTGCTCCCGATCGCCAGGCCCGCCTCGGTTCACGCCTTCAACCAGCTCCTCACCGTCGTCTCTCGCGCCAAGGGCAGGGGCTCCTTAACCTCTGCGCTCGTCGTCTCCCTCTTCAACCGGATGGCCCGTGCCTCCCCCACCAAGGTAGCTCCCGACCTGCGCACCTACAGCATCCTCATCGGTCGCTTCTGTAGCATGGGCCACCTAGATTTCGTTTTCGCCGCCTTTGGCCTCATCCTTAAGAAGGGCTTTAGTGTGAATGCCATAGTCATAAATCAGCTTCTCAATGGTCTCTGTGACGCAAAGAGGGTGGGTGAGGCCATGAACGTATTGCTCCGACGAATGCCCGAGTTTGGTTGCACGCCCAATTTAGTCTCATACAACACGATTCTCAAGGGTTTCTGCAATGAAAATAGAGCTCAGGAGGCACTTGAGCTGCTCCACATGATGGCTGATGATGGAGGTGGTAGCTGCCCACCAGACGTGGTGGCGTACAACACTGTCATCAATGGCTTCTTTAGAGAGGGTCAGGTGGACACAGCTTACAGCCTATTTCATGAAATGCTAGATCGGGGGATTCTGCCAGATGCTGTGACCTACAACACAGTCATTGATGGCCTATGCAAAGCTGGAGCAGTTGGCAGGGCTGAGGGTGTCCTTCAGGAGATGATCCATAAAGGTGTTAAGCCAGATAATAGGACATATAATTGTCTGATCAATGGATATTGCACTACAGGACAGTGGAAAGAGGTGCTTCGAATCCTCAATGAAATGTCCACACAGGGTCTGCGAGCAGATGTTGTTACTTATAATTTGCTGCTGGATTATCTTTGCAAGAATAGAAACATCACAGAAGCTAGAAAGATTTTTGATTCTATGATTGGAAAGGGAATAAAACCTAATGTGACTACCTATAGCACTCTGCTTAATGGGTATGCTTCGAAAGGAGATCTTGCTGATATGCATGATTTCTTAGATCTGATGGTAGCAGATGGTATTTCACCTGACCATCCCGTCTTCAACATAGTGTTCCGTGCATATTCTAAAGGTGGTATGATAGATGAGGCAATGCATATATTTGACCAGATGAGGCAGCATGGGTTGAGTCCTGATGTAGTCAGCTATGGAGCACTAATAGATGCACTTTGCAAATTGGGAAGGGTGGACGAGGCCATGCTTAAATTCAATCAGATGATCAATGAAGGGGTGACTCCTAATATCGTTGTTTTTACCTCCCTAGTTTATGGACTGTGCACCGTTGATAAATGGCGAAAGGCTGAGGAGTTACTTGATGTTATGGTCTCGGCTGGTTTGGAACCTGATGTTGTTGCCTATAATACTTTGCTTCACGGCTACTGTAGAGCTGGCAGGATATACGATGCATTTAGACTTTTCCGACAAATGTTGAGCAATGCAGTTATGCCTGGAGTTGCCACTTACAACACCATACTGCATGGTTTATTTCAGTATGGGAGATTTTCTGAAGCAAAGGAACTCTACGTCAATATGATCAAAAGTGGAATGCAGTTGGACATTTACACGTACAACATAATTCTGAATGGTCTTTGCAAAAACAATTTTGTTGATGATGCATTCAAAATGTTTCAGAGTCTATGTTCTATGGATTCTCAACTTGACATTATTACTTTCACCATTATAATTGATGCTTTGCTCAAAAGTGGCAGAAAGGAAGATGCCATGGGTATGTTCACTGCTATCTCAGCCCATGGTTTAGTTCCAGATGTTGTGACCTATCGCTTAGTGACAGAAAATCTCATTAAACAAGGGTTGCTAGAGGAGTTTGACAATCTGTTTTTGGCCATGGAAAAGAGTGGATGCACTCCAAACTCAGGTATGCTAAATGCTATAATTAGGAGGCTGTTGGATAGAGGTGAGATAATGAGGGCCGGGGTTTACCTCTCCAAAATTGATGAGAAGAACTTCTCACTTGAGGCATCCACTACTTCCTTGCTATTATCAGTTCTCTCTAGGGAAGAATATCGGCACCATGCGAAGTCCCTGCCTAAAAAGTACCATTGTTTTGTGGATGTTGATAAATGA